One window from the genome of Hydractinia symbiolongicarpus strain clone_291-10 chromosome 1, HSymV2.1, whole genome shotgun sequence encodes:
- the LOC130658414 gene encoding uncharacterized protein LOC130658414, protein MYKVGFWISSVLLCLASVSYAQTSNSLNCTNIPNVPTKPQDAEISAILSSGNENIVVCDNIIPFLNPFIASLKLTGVQQQINQTCKLIDHITVRLEIINRRLDCGLVASVQEARSLNLMLGNDQVSNRVLNGVKTRLLVIKNRLQVIITPPVP, encoded by the exons ATGTATAAAGTTGGTTTTTGGATCTCCTCTGTACTGCTGTGCTTGGCATCag TGTCATATGCACAAACTTCTAATTCTCTTAATTGCACCAACATTCCTAATGTCCCAACAAAACCACAAGATGCTGAAATTTCAGCAATCTTGTCAAGCGGAAATGAAAATATCGTGGTTTGCGACAACATCATCCCAT TCCTGAATCCTTTCATTGCAAGTCTCAAATTGACTGGTGTCCAGCAGCAGATAAATCAAACTTGCAAGTTAATAGATCATATTACCGTTCGACTTGAAATCATCAACCGAAGACTTGATTGTGGACTTGTGGCAAGTGTACAAGAAGCTAGAAGTTTGAATCTAATGCTGGGAAATGATCAAGTTTCAAACAGAGTATTGAATGGCGTGAAAACCAGACTTCTTGTTATCAAAAACCGACTTCAAGTTATTATTACACCTCCTGTACCTTGA
- the LOC130657307 gene encoding uncharacterized protein LOC130657307 — protein MYKVGLWICSVLLCLASVSYGQNLNCTNIPAVPTKPQDAEISAILSSANENIVVCDNIIPFLNPFIASLKLSGVEQQINQTCKLIDHLNVRLEIINRRLNCGLVVSVQEARNLQQTLENDQVSSRVLNGVKARLIVIKNRLQAIITPAVP, from the exons ATGTATAAAGTTGGGTTATGGATCTGCTCTGTACTGCTGTGCTTGGCATCAG TGTCATATGGACAAAACCTTAATTGCACCAACATTCCTGCTGTTCCAACAAAACCACAAGATGCTGAAATTTCAGCAATACTGTCAAGCGCAAATGAAAATATCGTAGTTTGCGACAACATCATACCAT TCCTGAATCCTTTCATCGCAAGTCTCAAGTTGTCTGGTGTAGAGCAGCAGATAAATCAAACTTGCAAGTTGATAGATCATCTTAACGTCCGACTTGAAATCATTAACCGACGACTTAATTGTGGACTTGTGGTAAGCGTACAAGAGGCTAGGAATTTGCAGCAAACGTTGGAAAACGATCAAGTTTCAAGTAGAGTATTAAACGGCGTGAAAGCCAGACTTATAGTGATCAAAAACCGTCTTCAAGCTATTATTACACCTGCGGTACCATAA